CATGAGGGATAAGACCAAGATCAGGCTGGAAAACCTGAAAAATATGGAAACTTATCTGCTGTTTGTGACCATCAAACCCGCTGTCAAGGGCTCCGGAACCATCGATGTCATAAAGTTTATGATTATCACATTTTTGACGTGGCTTGGCATCTATTTCGTCGGCTTGATCCTGGTCTATTTCGGCACACGCCTTTTGATGTATCTACTGGGCATGATGGGAATTAAGGGTCTCGGCATGAGCGGCGTCGGCGGTTCTTACTCCTATGGCGGATATACCGGTTATGGACAAAAATATTCTTCAAAATATGGCTATGACCGCCCCAGCAAACGCAAGATCAAGCGCATCTATAAAGACAAGAAATCCGAATCCGAGACGGAAGAATCGGACAAAAGCTGATCCCTACAAGGAGGAATCATGGCGATCAACCTTGCCGCCTGGCACATCTGGATGATCATCGGCATCGCCTTTGTCATCATTGAGATCTTTGACCCCGCTTTTTTCTTTATCTCATTGGGCATCGGAGGGATTGCCACAGCCCTGATCTGCCTCATGCCCTTCGTGGCAAATAGCGTTCCGCTGCAGATATTTATCTTTGCCGTCGTCAGTTTCATCGCTTTTCTCTTTATGCGCAAGCTCGGAAGGAAGGTGCTCTCCCACCCCGGGGGCGAGACCAACGTCTTTGCCCTCAAGGGCAAAACGGCTTTTGTCACCACGGACATCCCAATCGATGGCAAAGGACACGCCAAGGTTGGCGGCGAAGAATGGGTGGCGGTTGATGCCGATAATACCCATCTCGAACCCGGCACCAAAGTGATCATCCAAAACATCGAAGGAAACAAGCTTATCGTCCGCAAAGAATAGAGCTAAACCTCTCATATCCCCCGCCGATTAACGATTTCACTATGCCCGAAGGCTTTTCCGTGAAGCCGCGGGCTTTTTTCCCCCCTTGGGGTGAGTAATACTGAAGCTTAGTCCATTGCTCTTATATGCCTGCAGAATATGTGCTTACCGATGATAGCAACTTGTCCTTCCCCCTTAGCATTACGGAGTCAATACGGACTTAGTCCGTAATGAGTCCGTATTGATTCCGTAATGCTAAGGGGGAGGCGGATTTTTGAAGTGCGAGCGGATGAACTAATGAACGATAGAAACCGAAGGGACACTAAGCGGAAAACAATAGGAAAATGAAGGAGGAATCAAGCATATATTATTCGGAAAACAGAGATGGGCTTTGATCTGATCTGAGCCGCTATTTGATCACGATCTTGGCAAATTTGGTGGTGATATCTCCGTTTTTTAGGTTCTTTTTCCAGTGGGCGCGCAGGCGCAACTCGCTAACTAACGTAGCGTTTCCGCAGAGGACATAGGCTTCGCTGTGAGGGCATTTTTGTTTGAGA
The Candidatus Cloacimonadaceae bacterium genome window above contains:
- a CDS encoding NfeD family protein encodes the protein MAINLAAWHIWMIIGIAFVIIEIFDPAFFFISLGIGGIATALICLMPFVANSVPLQIFIFAVVSFIAFLFMRKLGRKVLSHPGGETNVFALKGKTAFVTTDIPIDGKGHAKVGGEEWVAVDADNTHLEPGTKVIIQNIEGNKLIVRKE